From the genome of Leptotrichia sp. HSP-342:
TATCGGACTTAGTGGCTGGACTTGTAGGGGGACTGGGAGTTGCCCCGGGAGCAAATATTGGAGATGATATAGCTATTTTTGAAGCTGTGCATGGCTCTGCACCGGATATTGCGGGGGAAAATAAGGCAAATCCTTTGGCATTGCTGCTATCTTCATTAGAAATGCTAAAATATTTAAAGCTGAATGATTTTGCAGAAAATATAGAAAATGCTATTTTAAAGACATTGGAAGAAGGGTGTAAAACGAAAGATTTGGGTGGAAATGCTACAACGACTGAATTTACAAAAAAAATTATTGAAAATTTAGGATAGGAGGGCATTATGAAAAGTGATTTTATAAATGAGCTCGGCACGTTATTTAATCTGAATAATTCGATTTCAGACGATATTTATAATAAGCTTGATGTGAAAAGAGGGCTTAGGAATAAAAATGGTACAGGGGTTCTGGTTGGATTAACTAAAATTGGTTCAGTTTTAGGGTATTCGGTAAACAAAAAAGGGAAAAAGATTCCAGAAAAAGGGAAGCTTTATTATAGAGGAATTTCGATTGACAAGCTTGTTGAGCAGTTTGAGGAGGAGAAGACATTTTGCTTTGAAAAAACGATGTTTTTGCTACTTTTTGGAAAAGTTCCTTCTAATTTCGAATTAAAAATGTTTGTAAGCACGTTGAAAGAGTATAGGCACTTGCCGGATGAATTTATAGAGGATTTTATCTTGCGAAAACCTAGCACAGATATAATGAATCATCTTCAAAGAGCTGTTTTATGCCTGTACACGTTGGATGAAAATCCGGATGACGTGAGTTTATCAAATTTAATAGATCAGTCTTTAAATTTAATTGCAAAATTTCCAAGTTTATTAGTATACTGTTATCAGGCATGCAATTATAAGCATTTTAAAAAGAGTTTGATAATTCATAATCCAATGGAGGAATACAGCATTGCTGAAAATATTCTTCATATGCTTAGAAACGACAGCAAATTTACAAAACTGGAATCTGAAATACTGGACTTAATTTTAGTTATACATGCAGAACACGGTGGTGGAAACAATTCAACATTCACTTCGCACGTAATTTCTTCCACAAGGACAGATACCTATTCTTCAATTTCTGCTTCAATTGGTTCGTTAAAAGGGCCTATGCATGGTGGAGCAAATTCGATGGTTACAAAAATGATAAAGGATATGAAAAAAAATTCCAATCCTTATGATGAAATAAAATTGAAAGAATATTTAAAAAAAATATTTGAAAAAAAAGTATTTGATAAGACAGGACGAATTTATGGAATGGGACATGCAGTTTATACAGTTTCAGATCCACGTGCTGAAATTTTGAAAAAAAAGGCTTACGAACTGGCAAAGGAAAAAGATGCGCTTGAAGAATTTCAACTTTTTTCAAATGTTGAAAAATTTACGAAAGAAATAGGAAAAGAATTAAAAGGCAAAGATTTTGAAATTTGTGCAAATGTTGATTTGTATTCAGGATTTGTGTACAAACTTCTGAATATTCCACAGAATATATTTACACCATTATTTGCGTTGTCGAGAATAGCGAGCTGGAATGCACACAGGATGGAGCAGATTCTTGTTGATAAAAAATTAATTCGTCCAGCATATAAAGCAATTGATGAAGATGGAAATATATTTTTATAATTTTTTTGGAACAGGGAGAAAATTTTATTCTCCTTGTTTTTTTTATCTATTTTTTCATTGTCATTTTGCAATTTATGAGATATAATAAAATTGATGTTTCTTGAAAGGAGTTACACCAGTGAGTAAATATAAGGAAGTTTACAATGATATAAAGGAAAAGATTACAAATGGGACATTTAAGGCAAGAGAATTTTTAAAAAGCGAATCTGAACTTGCACGAAAATATTCATATTCAAAAGATACGATAAGAAAAGCCTTGTCAATGCTTGAACTGGATGGATATATTCAGAAAATCAAAGGAAAAAATTCGATGGTTCTTGAGAATGGAAGATTTAAAAATAGCCTGTCAAATTTACGTACTTCAAAGGAACTAAATCAAATTGAAAATATTAATATAAAAACCAATCTCATTGATTTGAGACTTATTCAGGGAGACTCTGAACTTATGAGAATTTTTGAAGTATCTGAAGAAGCTTTGTTTTATAGGGTTTTACGTACAAGAGTTTTGGATGGGGAAGCACTCGAATATGAAAAGACTTATTTTGATAAGCGAATCGTACCATTTTTAGATAAAAAAATTGTAGAAAGTTCAATTTACGATTATCTTGAAAAAAAATTACATCTAAAAATATCCCATTCACGACGAGATATAAAATTTAGATATGCTACTGAAGATGAAAAAAAATATATGGATTTAAAAGACTTTAATCTAGTTGTTGTGATTGAAAGCCATACTTATCTGTCTAATGGAACATTGTTTCAGTATGGCGTAAATTTATATAGGCCAGATAAATTCGTTTTTTCAACAGTGGCAAAAAGATAGGCAAGGTGAAAATTTGTGAGAATTTTAGTAATTGAAGATGAAAAGAATCTGAATGATATAATTGTAAAAAAGCTAGTATTGGAAAAATATTGTGTGGATAGCTGTTTTAATGGAAATGATGCGCTGGACTATATTTTTTCTGTTGAATATGATGTTATTGTTTCTGATATTATGCTTCCTGGGATAGATGGATTTGAAATTTTAAGAAGAATAAGGGAGAAAGAAATAAAAACACCTGTTTTATTATTGACTGCAAGAGATGGAATAGAGGACAGGGTAAAGGGGCTTGACTATGGAGCTGACGATTATTTAGTAAAACCATTTGCTTTTGATGAACTGATGGCAAGAATAAGAGTGCTTTTAAGAAGAAATCCGTTAAGCAGTAATTCAAATGCAAGTAATATATTCTCAATTGCAAATTTAACAGTTAATTGCAACTCTCACGATGTTTTTCGAGATAAAACGCCGATAAAGCTGTCAACTAGGGAATTTACAATTTTGGAATATATGATTAGAAATAAAGAGCGTGTGCTTTCAAGAGAACAAATTGAGCAGCATATATGGAATTATGACTATGAAGGCGGTACAAACGTGATAGATGTCTATATCAGATATTTAAGAAGAAAAATTGACAAGGATTTTGAACCTAAATTAATTCATACAATTCGTGGAGTCGGCTATGTGTTAAAGGCTGAATAGGTTTTAAATCTTAAATAAAAAGGAATAAAAATAAACAATGAAAAGATTTTTTAATAACAGTTCAATAAAGTTAAAAATTGGTTTATGGTACATGGGAATTATGATTTTGCTTGTCTTTTCATCACTGGCTATAGTTTTTTATATCAGTGAAAATATTATCCATTCAAGTGTACGAACTTATCTAAAAGATGTAGTAATTCATAGGCTTGACTATTTGACTATAAAAAATGGAGAAATTATAATTGACAGCAACTTTGATACAATGATTCAGAATGTGGAAATTGCCATTTATGACAAGGATTTTAAATTCCTTTATGGAAATTCACCAAATGGATTTGAGATGGATAATAGAAAGTCAAAGGATGATAAAATTATGATTATTAGAAGCAATAATCAGAAATGGTATGTCTATAACAAGACAATTGAACTTGGAAATTATGGAAAAGTATGGATTCGAGGAGTAATGCCTAATATTGGACAATCAAGTGCCATTGAAACAGTTATTCAGATTTCCTTTGTAATTTTGCCATTTTTCCTTATACTTTCAGCAATTGGAGGCTACATTATTACAAAAAATGCCTTTACGCCAATTGAAAAGATTAGAAGAATTGCAGAAAAAATCAACGAAGGAAATGACTTGTCACAGCGAATAAATCTTGGAAAAGGCGATGATGAGCTTCACACACTTGCAAATACTTTTGATGTAATGTTCGATAGGCTTCAGACATCTTTTGAAAATGAAATTCAGTTTACTTCGGATGTTTCGCATGAATTAAGAACACCGATTACAGTAATTTTGACACAGGCGGAGTACGGGAAAGACTCGATAAGTTCAGTCGAAGATGCACAAAAATCCTTTGGAATTATTGAAAAAGAAGGGCAAAAAATGTCAAAACTAGTCTCGCAATTACTAACTTTAGCTAGAATGGAACGAGGAAGACAAAAACTGAATATCGAAAACATCAATTTAAGTGAATTGCTAGAAATGATTATTGAAACTCAGACTTTAAGTGCAAATACTAAAAATATAAAATTTGTTACAAATATAATGCCTGAAATTTATGCAAGTATTGATGAAATGATGATTATGCGAGTTTTTACAAATCTAATTTCAAATGCAATTTCGTATGGAAAACAGAATGGAACAGTTACAGTTGAATTATTTCTTCAAGAAAATAGGATTGTCAGTAAAATTTCAGATGATGGAATAGGCATTTCGGAAGACAAGCTGGATAAGATATGGCTAAGATTTTATCAAGTAGATCCGTCTAAAAATGGTGATAATTCAGGACTCGGGCTTTCAATGGTAAAAAAAATTATAGAACTACATAAAGGAGAGATTTTTGTGGAAAGCGAACTTGGGAAAGGGACAACTTTTACAATAATTTTATAAAATCTGAAAAAATCAAAAAATTTTTTACACTCTAAAATAGTGATAAATAGCGGATAATATACAAAATTGAAAAAAATTTTTTAAAAAATGTAAAAAAATTAAAAGTTCTCATTTTTCTTTAATGTTTATATGGTACTATTATCTTGTCAGGAGGAGATGATATAATAGTTCAATTTTAGAACAAATTACTCGAGTAAAAAATAATCAGTAAATTGCTGTGAAAAAATGAAGAAATTAGTTAGTTATCAATTCAGAAAGGGAAGGAGGGAATTTATCAGGTAATTGTATATTGAAGAAAAAAGAGAAATAAATATTAGACAGAATTAGAAAGAAGGGGATGAAAGCGATGATGAAAAACAAATTACTAATATCAATGTTATCTGGAGTTTTAATTATCAATATAATGAGTTTTTCAGCTATGAAGGATCGTAAAAAAGTACCAGCGGTAAAAGCGAAACAAATAGCTCTAGCTAGAATCCCCGGAGCAACATTTGCAAACGTTCTTGAATTTGATTCAAAAGGCAGTAAATCTTATAAAGGACAAATTAATTACAGAAATACTGTCTACAATTTTGAAATAGACGTCTATACTGGAAAGATTATTAATTGGAGTGAAGAAAAAAGTAATAGATAAAAATAAAAAAGAGTTTATGGAGAAAAATATGATAAATAAAAAAATAATAAAAAAAGGGAATTTAAATTATACAATTACACTGATGGTTTTCCTGCTTTCTGTCAATCTTTTGGCAAAAGGAAGCACTGATTATGTTAAAAAGGAGAAATTAGTTCCGATGGTAAACATAAAAACATCCAATGGACAGATAACGCCAAGCAGGGCAAAGGAAATCGCATTGGGACACGTTGGAGTCTCAGAAGGTTCAGCTAATTTTAAAAAAATAAAATTAGATAATAAAAATGGAAGACCTGCCTATGAAATAGAGTTTATTGCAAACAGTTCCAGATATGAATTTACTATTGACGCTGTAAATGGCTCAATTATAAAATTTGAAAAGAGATAAAATAAAAATAAAGACTATATGGAAAATGAATAATATCTATATAGTCTTTTTATAATATTTAAATTTTATGGTGTTTTATACTATTTCCCATTTAAATAGCAAAAATCAGGGAATTCATGAAATTAAATTTTTACAAGATTATATTATTATATAATCTATGGAGCTATTAAAATATCTTTTAATTAAATTCAATCATTAAGTATCCATCTTAAGAACTTTTATAATTTAATTTATAAGTATTATGATTAATAATAGTTTTTCTATTTTTTTATTCAATTTTTTTGTAACGTAAGGGCATCAAACGCCATGCCCTTACAACCCCGCTTACGCAAAACTTTCTTATAAAGAAAAAATAAAACTCGCTTCGTAAAACTACGCTCAAACAGTTATTTTTCCTTTAACGAAATTTTGCTTATTTAATATTTTCTAAATACAAAAGCCTAGAATTTAAATATAATAATCTCTATAATTTAGTATAGAATGTCGTGATTTTTTTGGAATGAAAACGGTTGTCTGAGCGTTAGCGAGTTTCTTTTTATTTCAAAAAAATGCTTAGACGAGCCAGGGTTGCAAGGGAAATGGCGACTGATTTCCCTTGCCTTATAAAAAGAAAAAACATAAGATTATGAAAAAATATTTATTAATAATAAGCAGTTTTTTAAAATCTAAATAAAATCCTTTATATGGATACTTAAAAATTAATTATATGATTTAATTACTACTTTTTAATGGTATTTAGTATTAAACAATAAAGCAGAGTTATTATAAGTTTTTTTTTCAAGGTTAAATAGTTTATCAGTTAAATAAAAGATAATTTTTTTGAAAAGAGCTTCATATTAATCTTATTCTAGCTGTAAATTACATCATTCCAAGATAGGCAGCACCTAAAATTCCTGCATCATTTCCAAGAGTTGCTGTAACAATTTTTAGATTTTCCAAAATCGATGGGAATGCTACATCTTTTAATTTTTCTTTCACACGGTCAAACAGGAAATCTCCAGCAAGAGCAACTCCTCCACCTACTACAACGATTTCAGGATCTAGTATGCTAAGCAGATTTCCAATTCCTAATGCTAATTTTTCCGCTTCATAATCAACAATGTCAATTGAAAATTCATCACCTTTTCTAGCAGCGTCAAATACATCTTTTGCTTCTAAATCTCTACCTTTTGTCATTTCATAAAGAAGGTTTTGTTTATTTATTGCAAGACGGCTATTTGCTTCACGGATTATCCCTGTAGCAGAAGCGTAGGCTTCCCAGCATCCTTTTTGTCC
Proteins encoded in this window:
- a CDS encoding citrate/2-methylcitrate synthase, which codes for MKSDFINELGTLFNLNNSISDDIYNKLDVKRGLRNKNGTGVLVGLTKIGSVLGYSVNKKGKKIPEKGKLYYRGISIDKLVEQFEEEKTFCFEKTMFLLLFGKVPSNFELKMFVSTLKEYRHLPDEFIEDFILRKPSTDIMNHLQRAVLCLYTLDENPDDVSLSNLIDQSLNLIAKFPSLLVYCYQACNYKHFKKSLIIHNPMEEYSIAENILHMLRNDSKFTKLESEILDLILVIHAEHGGGNNSTFTSHVISSTRTDTYSSISASIGSLKGPMHGGANSMVTKMIKDMKKNSNPYDEIKLKEYLKKIFEKKVFDKTGRIYGMGHAVYTVSDPRAEILKKKAYELAKEKDALEEFQLFSNVEKFTKEIGKELKGKDFEICANVDLYSGFVYKLLNIPQNIFTPLFALSRIASWNAHRMEQILVDKKLIRPAYKAIDEDGNIFL
- a CDS encoding UTRA domain-containing protein codes for the protein MSKYKEVYNDIKEKITNGTFKAREFLKSESELARKYSYSKDTIRKALSMLELDGYIQKIKGKNSMVLENGRFKNSLSNLRTSKELNQIENINIKTNLIDLRLIQGDSELMRIFEVSEEALFYRVLRTRVLDGEALEYEKTYFDKRIVPFLDKKIVESSIYDYLEKKLHLKISHSRRDIKFRYATEDEKKYMDLKDFNLVVVIESHTYLSNGTLFQYGVNLYRPDKFVFSTVAKR
- a CDS encoding response regulator transcription factor produces the protein MRILVIEDEKNLNDIIVKKLVLEKYCVDSCFNGNDALDYIFSVEYDVIVSDIMLPGIDGFEILRRIREKEIKTPVLLLTARDGIEDRVKGLDYGADDYLVKPFAFDELMARIRVLLRRNPLSSNSNASNIFSIANLTVNCNSHDVFRDKTPIKLSTREFTILEYMIRNKERVLSREQIEQHIWNYDYEGGTNVIDVYIRYLRRKIDKDFEPKLIHTIRGVGYVLKAE
- a CDS encoding sensor histidine kinase, with the protein product MKRFFNNSSIKLKIGLWYMGIMILLVFSSLAIVFYISENIIHSSVRTYLKDVVIHRLDYLTIKNGEIIIDSNFDTMIQNVEIAIYDKDFKFLYGNSPNGFEMDNRKSKDDKIMIIRSNNQKWYVYNKTIELGNYGKVWIRGVMPNIGQSSAIETVIQISFVILPFFLILSAIGGYIITKNAFTPIEKIRRIAEKINEGNDLSQRINLGKGDDELHTLANTFDVMFDRLQTSFENEIQFTSDVSHELRTPITVILTQAEYGKDSISSVEDAQKSFGIIEKEGQKMSKLVSQLLTLARMERGRQKLNIENINLSELLEMIIETQTLSANTKNIKFVTNIMPEIYASIDEMMIMRVFTNLISNAISYGKQNGTVTVELFLQENRIVSKISDDGIGISEDKLDKIWLRFYQVDPSKNGDNSGLGLSMVKKIIELHKGEIFVESELGKGTTFTIIL
- a CDS encoding PepSY domain-containing protein yields the protein MMKNKLLISMLSGVLIINIMSFSAMKDRKKVPAVKAKQIALARIPGATFANVLEFDSKGSKSYKGQINYRNTVYNFEIDVYTGKIINWSEEKSNR
- a CDS encoding PepSY domain-containing protein, whose protein sequence is MINKKIIKKGNLNYTITLMVFLLSVNLLAKGSTDYVKKEKLVPMVNIKTSNGQITPSRAKEIALGHVGVSEGSANFKKIKLDNKNGRPAYEIEFIANSSRYEFTIDAVNGSIIKFEKR